The sequence below is a genomic window from Armatimonadota bacterium.
CTGCCGGCAGCGCCGAGATCGAGGCGGTGATCGAGGCGCACGCTGCGCGTGCTCTCGGTGACGTCGTCAACCGTGAGCGTCCCCGTGGAGCGGGGTCCCAGGCGATATTGCTCCTGCGCCCCGAGTGACCAGCCGGTGCCGCCGTAGCCATAGCTGCCGCTGGCGCGGTGGCGCAGATGGAGCGACCCCGCGTGGCTGCGGTCGGCCGCGTAATAGAAAGGCAGATCCAGGTTCACCCCTCCGTTGGAGCTGAAGCTGAGGACCTGGTTGAGCAGGCTGCGCTGGCCGCTCAGGGGAGCAACGTAGTAGGGGAGCGACACAATGCGCCGGTTGCCGACATAGACGGTGGCGTCGGTGAACTGGATGCGTTCGCGGGGGAAGACGATCGCATCGCGGGCGACGATCCAGGTGCTGGTGTCGCCGGTATCGAGGGGGGTGAAATCGGCGCCGGAGGACGCGTCCTGGGTGGTGGATTCGAGATCGTCGGCCTGGAAGGAGATGCGCTCCACCGTGTCGCGCGCCCGCAGTATGCTGCCGCGTCCGCTCGACACCCGGTAGAACAGGCGGTCGCCCTCGATGATCGCGTCGCCGCCGCACACGCGCACGTCGTGCTGTGCCCGCAGCACCCCGCGGCCCACTTCGTACTGGATATTGCCCGCTTCGACCACCAGCTTGCCCTGTTCGGCGCGGGCGCTGTCAGCGGCGGTGATGCAGTCGTAGTCGGCGCTGTAGGCGACGTAGCCGGCGGCGATCCTGATCATCGGCGCGTCGGTGGTCTGGGCCCGGGGCGCGCTCCCCCGGAACTCGACGACGACGGCCTCCCGCTGCCCCGCGACCACTACCGACACCTCGGCGGTGCCCGGGGTGGCGCTGCGCAACTCGGTGCGGACGATGCCCGCGGAGGTCATGGCGGTCTGGGGCTCAACCGTGCCCAGGGTGGTGACGAAGGCAACCTCGGTGCCGTCGGGGGCGGGGGCGCCGAGGTCATCGCTGACGCTGACGGTGACGGCGCAGGGGTCGCTGCCGGCGGACAGCCGCGGCGGCTGCGCCCGGACGTCAATGCGGTAGCCGGCGCCCATGGCGGCCGGCGCCAGCGCCGCCAGCACTACCGCCCACAGGTATGGGACTGCCCTGCTCATTGGCATCGTCAGGCAGCCGCGCCACGAAACGATGCGGCCAGCCTACTGCGGCATCGCCCAGTAGTCCTGCCTGCCGTTGGGATATTGGTAGTCGTAATCGCGCTCCTGGAAACCAAGCACCCATGGATCCTGGCCCAGCGCCCAGAAGCTGATGGGCGGGGTGTGTGCAGGCGGTCCCACCTTGAGCCGGGCCTGATAGCCGGGATCCGGCCACCCCGTGAGTGGATCTATCGGCGTGAACTGCCAGCCGGCCTTTTCCACCGTGACATCGTAGATGTCAGCGGGCATCGCGGTCTGGTAGTAGTACCCGTTGGAGCGGGTGGAGGTGTGGAAGACACGGCCGCTGGCGCGCCCGGAAAGCGTCACCCGGGCGTTCGGCACGGGGCGGTCCCACAGGGTGCGCGCCAGACCGCTGGCGGAGTAGGTGGGCGCCGGGGAATCGCCCCAGAAATAGAAGGCGGCGGTGGTAACGGGCCCGAACCAGCTGACGACCGGCAGCTGTCCCTCCACATGATCCTCGTTGACCGCCACCTCAAAGGTGTATCCGCGCTTGCTCACGGTAATATAGTAGTAACCTTCGCGGAAGACCTGCACCGTTTGCCCGTTCTCGACGTACTGGCCGCCCAGGCGGGCGAAGCCCTGGGAGTTGGTCTGGCGGGTCTGCACCACGCGCCAATCGCCGTCCGAGCGCCAGACCGTGACCGTGGCGCTGGCGATGGGGCTCTTGTTGGGGTAGAGCGCGTAAACGTCAATCGTGCTGTAGATGAGGGGGCTCAGCCAGAAGTTCTGGCTGGCGCTCTCGCGGTTGGGCAGCTCGAGCTCGCGATAGGGAGGGGTAATCCAGCGGTCCGGCGCCACGGTAGGTTCGATGTAGTAGTAGCCGGGGTCCAGTTGCGGGACCGTGTAGTGCCCGCCGGCATCGGTGACCGCCGCATAGGTGGCAGCAATCCTACCGGCACTTTCCCGGTACACGTCCAGCTCAACCCCGGGCACCCCGCGGCCGGCGCTGTCCCAGACGTAGCCCGCGATCTGGTAGCGCACCGCCACCGACGCCACGAAGTCAACGCCGGTCACGTCGTGGTTCACCACGTCCACGCGGCGCTCCGCCGGCGTGAACTCGTGGAAGCGCTTGCTGGGGGTGATGCGGTAGCGCCCTGGGAGCAGGTTGGTGATACGGTAGGTGCCGTCGGCGCGGGTGCTGCCGGTGAC
It includes:
- a CDS encoding invasin domain 3-containing protein translates to MSRAVPYLWAVVLAALAPAAMGAGYRIDVRAQPPRLSAGSDPCAVTVSVSDDLGAPAPDGTEVAFVTTLGTVEPQTAMTSAGIVRTELRSATPGTAEVSVVVAGQREAVVVEFRGSAPRAQTTDAPMIRIAAGYVAYSADYDCITAADSARAEQGKLVVEAGNIQYEVGRGVLRAQHDVRVCGGDAIIEGDRLFYRVSSGRGSILRARDTVERISFQADDLESTTQDASSGADFTPLDTGDTSTWIVARDAIVFPRERIQFTDATVYVGNRRIVSLPYYVAPLSGQRSLLNQVLSFSSNGGVNLDLPFYYAADRSHAGSLHLRHRASGSYGYGGTGWSLGAQEQYRLGPRSTGTLTVDDVTESTRSVRLDHRLDLGAAGRASMAVNYYRFSPDYPGSLTARALYSRRLSDADLDVIALSNSFGGSANWSLDANMRWRNRELGHSGVGYDVTGNLGYGGGQTSYGGGICAGAGVGLAPPAWEMSKRTSATLDLAQQYQWAQIGGLRSTFDARAVLRQVLGGLGSMSLSYNYNLSRGGYYDSYGRQQISLNAYLSQGLLWSASGYGSYDLDRDSVFASGSISYRLPLPERQGQFPWRLDLRGSYARFSTSESLNSRVAVGRALGPYELLLCYSPTGNYGSGSYGYGYGGGKTVWIELAPLGL